CCAGCGATCAAGTCCGTATTTACCTGCGTTTGCTCCCGCTACTAACAGGAAGACAGTCAGTATTACCATCTGTGGATTCGTGCTCGTGGTACCACTGAACAGAAACGCAAAGTTCATCAAGATGCCTCCAAGAGCAGCGATATTCGTAAATAATCCAAGTATGAGAGCGATCCCGGCAAATACTTCACCCCACATTACTAGAAAAGCAAACAATTCATGGTTCGGAAGGGCAAACTGTTCTAAGAATATGGCCCACCATCCCTGAACCGCAGGATGAGCACCTTCTGCTTTGCCTATGGCTCCCATTAAGAAGCCATCTACTTCAAATCCTCCTGTCACTTTTCCTAATCCAGATGTGAGCCACGTATAACCTAAGTACACACGAATGACGGTCAAGATAAGGGCTGCTTTCTCATTGTTTCGAATCCATTGATTAATCATAATACTCACTCCTTTAGTTTGTTCAACACTTCACATGATTAGCTAATCTCTTGCTTACACCAATAGTATATTAGAGTAATCATTAAGGTGCTATACTTTGTGCAATCATTCACAAAGTGGTCTAAAAGTTATGACAGTCCTATGAATTTTAGTAGTTTACTTTTCATTAAGGAAGTGAATCTTTTATAATGAATGGATAGGATCATTTCGACTAAAAATAGACTCAGCAAATTCGTTTGTTTTTTGCTAAAATAGGTGTAGAGGAAAGGAGTGAGGATATGGCTGAAGTAGTTATGTTCATTGTTTGTGTAATTGTGTCACTAGGTCTCATTGGAATGTGTATTTTCGATCGAGGGTAATATGTACTTAACTTTGGAATGACATATCATATAAGAGAAAGAAGAAGGTTCGTGGGAGAAGCTTATTAAGCTGATCCTGCGAATCTTTTTTTTTTTGACACCTATTTGAGCTTCCCTTCGATTATAGAAGTGAAGGGAGGTGAAACATAATGGCAGTAAGCACTGAAATTGTACGTTCACAGCTTCAACTCGTTCTTGAAAATGGGCAGGATGAGAAAGGGAACACAATCTTTCGTACGAAGTCTTTCAACAACATTAAAATCACAGCTTCTGAAGATCAGTTATACCGTGTAGCAACGGCAATGGCGCCTCTTCAACAGCATCTATTGTATGCGGTTGAACGCAATGATAATTCCATTTTGATTGATTTGTAAAAAAATAGAATAGAAGAGGAGAAATGAACTTGAAAAAGCTGGAGTTGAAATTCTTAAACGAAGAAAACCGTACCGTAACCCTTACCCTGGACGAGCCTGTTGAGCCGGCAGATCCGGCCCTGATTAATTCCGTTATGGACACGATCCTGCTGGAGAACTGTTTTACGACAAGCGGCGGGGATTTAGTCGCTAAAAAAGAAGCACGCATTGTGGAACGCAATGTATTTGATGTAGAAATTTAATAATTGAGCACAGCCGCTATTTTTGATAAATAGCGGCTGTCTTTCTAAAAAAAGCAAATCCGTTTAAGGACAGGGCTAACCTTCCACTAAAGCTCCCGTTTGTTAAAGACTTGATTTCGAGATATTTTTTGAGCGGAGGTCCGTAGGGGGACGATTTCGCTTTCCGGCCCTGCACGACGCAGGGGCGTTCGACGTTGCCACAGGACGTGGCGGTCTTAGTCGAACTTCTTATATGTGCTGAGCCTCCTCAGGCTAAAGCCTTCCGGGGTCTCACCGATCATGTTTATCCCACAGGAGTCTACATCGTCCCCCTACGTACCTAGCCAGATCAGATACTCGAAACCATTTAAGACATCAACGGGTTCATGAGAAAAAAGCATGTGCTCATGAAGCTGTTCTTATGCTATAACGATGTAAAATAGCCTGTCATAAAAGCATTTAGGACCGATTAGGAGGGAGAGCATTCTCTCCTATAAAAGCGTCCGTTATTCTCACTCGGCGGGGTTGGTGGGGAAATGACGCATACCCGTCAAGCTAAGCTCTATAATTTCGTAACTCCCTTATAAACGTTACTCTTTTAGATGAAATTTCTAAAGGAGGATAATTTTATGGATCTTAGTAAACACCTTCGGTCTATGGCTCAAGCTATTACAGAAACTTTAGGAGATCATTCTCTACGACAAACAGCTAAAGAAACGGGATTTTTGAAACGGACCAGTAAACTTAAACCAGAAGCATTCTTAAGTTTATGCACCCTCTTAAAAGATTCCGTGGGCAAAAACACCTTACCTAACTTATGTAGCCAAATCTCCTACGAATTCCATACTTTTATCTCTAAACAAGCTTTGCATGAACGTTTTAACGATAAAGCGGTTTCCTTTCTAAAACAAGTATATAAGCAATTAGCCGATAAGCAGGAAATAACTTCGTCGGTTTTGGAACATCATTCATTATTCTCGCGCCTTAGAATTATGGATGCGACATCTTTTCGTCTGCCCAGCTCTTACTCCGATTATCCAGGAGTACAGGGGCATGGAGTTAAAGTACAACTAGAATATGAATGGCTCAGGGGCAAGTTACTCTACCATAAGATTCAAGCAGAAGCTAAAAGTGATAAAGATGCCGCACGTGATCAGATGGAGTCATTGGAACCAGGGGATCTACTGTTACGGGATTTAGGTTATTATTCGGCAAGATTAATAAAGGAGATGGAGAGTAAAGGGGCATTTTTCATTAGCAGAGTGCCGAGCCAAACCAAGTTTTGGACCGGGAGTTCGAAAGAAGGTTGGATACAAATTAAGCCTGAGGAAGATCTGAAACATAAGGTTTCGGGAGAAACCATTGATTATGGATTCATAAAAGTGGGAGGAGATTCACGAAGTTCCTATGTGGCTCGCATTGTAGCTCAGAAGCTTACGCTTCAACAACAAAAGCAACGGGAAAGAGCGTTACATTTAAAAAGGCAGAAAGGTCACCAGACCCTTTCTGCCAATCAAAGAACTCAAATTCAAATCCTTGTGACCAATGTAACACAGGAAGATTTGGCCGCTCAAGACCTTTACCCTTTGTATTCCATAAGGTGGCAGGTAGAGATCTTATTTAAAGCTTGGAAATCCCTATTTGAAATGGATGATGTCCGAAAAATAAATCAAGATCGATTGGAATGTCATTTATATGGAACGTTAATTGAGATTCTTCTCTCTTCCATGGTGACTTTCCAGTGTCGTCACTATTTATATTGGAAACACCGAATAGAAGCAAGTGAATATAAGTGCATGGATATCGTGAAACAGGCTTTGCCATATCTAGTGTCTCCAATAAAATCTGATTCGAAGAGTGTCGTAAAGATATTAGAAGCTATCTTCGAAAACGCTAGGCGACACGGCAGGAAAGACCACAAAGAAAAACATGAAAGTCCGTTCGATGTTTTAGGATTAACTTATAAATAAAAGATTCCCTTCTTTTTATTACTGACTCCTTTAGGAGTCAATATAACCTTGATTGGAAATATGTGTAATTGAAGGATTGGACCACTGCTTATCTAGAATTATTCACTTACTAGCTTGACGGATATGGGGAAATGACGAGACTCCCATGGGAGAAGGAACTAGGTGAGATCCCGCAGGGAGTGAAACGAGCGAGGAAGCTCACCGTTCCGCCATAGGAAAGCGAGTTTTTTCCCCACCAGCCCTTCTCCACATATCGTAACGGACCCGAATTATCTAGAAACTGAGTCTTCAACAATCCTGTCCTATTGTTGAATAAGTACTATAGGAAAATCAAAGGGGTTAACTTTTCAGAAATAGAAGATATAAATCTGGAGTAATGAGAGGATTTACATGCT
The Halobacillus halophilus DSM 2266 DNA segment above includes these coding regions:
- a CDS encoding DUF1659 domain-containing protein, with product MAVSTEIVRSQLQLVLENGQDEKGNTIFRTKSFNNIKITASEDQLYRVATAMAPLQQHLLYAVERNDNSILIDL
- a CDS encoding DoxX family protein, which codes for MINQWIRNNEKAALILTVIRVYLGYTWLTSGLGKVTGGFEVDGFLMGAIGKAEGAHPAVQGWWAIFLEQFALPNHELFAFLVMWGEVFAGIALILGLFTNIAALGGILMNFAFLFSGTTSTNPQMVILTVFLLVAGANAGKYGLDRWVLPHLPRKIAWPKRKTLAH
- a CDS encoding IS4-like element ISHaha1 family transposase; this translates as MDLSKHLRSMAQAITETLGDHSLRQTAKETGFLKRTSKLKPEAFLSLCTLLKDSVGKNTLPNLCSQISYEFHTFISKQALHERFNDKAVSFLKQVYKQLADKQEITSSVLEHHSLFSRLRIMDATSFRLPSSYSDYPGVQGHGVKVQLEYEWLRGKLLYHKIQAEAKSDKDAARDQMESLEPGDLLLRDLGYYSARLIKEMESKGAFFISRVPSQTKFWTGSSKEGWIQIKPEEDLKHKVSGETIDYGFIKVGGDSRSSYVARIVAQKLTLQQQKQRERALHLKRQKGHQTLSANQRTQIQILVTNVTQEDLAAQDLYPLYSIRWQVEILFKAWKSLFEMDDVRKINQDRLECHLYGTLIEILLSSMVTFQCRHYLYWKHRIEASEYKCMDIVKQALPYLVSPIKSDSKSVVKILEAIFENARRHGRKDHKEKHESPFDVLGLTYK
- a CDS encoding DUF2922 domain-containing protein; its protein translation is MKKLELKFLNEENRTVTLTLDEPVEPADPALINSVMDTILLENCFTTSGGDLVAKKEARIVERNVFDVEI